Proteins from one Streptomyces sp. NBC_00289 genomic window:
- a CDS encoding TetR/AcrR family transcriptional regulator: protein MSTSAPPSNRFDRRRAATRQALIRAARQILAESGDTSVSIQAIAERADVGFGSFYNHFESKADLFDAAVTEALDQYGAAVDARVHDIDDPAELVSAGIRLSARMVDSHPEIMEILRHRGLGQIHSERGLAPRALRDLEQGTASGRFQLNDPAVALSTLGGSLLGLLQLRYSRPDINVEEAAENLAEMVLRMLGVAMDEARDIARRPLPESTDPAPTRTHPHP from the coding sequence ATGTCGACGTCAGCTCCGCCCAGCAACCGATTCGATCGACGTCGGGCCGCGACCCGGCAGGCACTCATCCGGGCCGCCCGGCAGATCCTGGCCGAGTCCGGGGACACCAGCGTGAGCATCCAGGCGATCGCTGAGCGAGCGGACGTGGGCTTCGGCTCGTTCTACAACCACTTCGAGTCGAAGGCCGACCTGTTCGACGCGGCAGTGACGGAGGCGCTCGACCAGTACGGCGCCGCCGTCGACGCCCGGGTGCACGACATCGACGACCCCGCCGAACTCGTCTCGGCGGGAATCCGGCTCAGCGCGAGAATGGTCGACTCCCACCCCGAGATCATGGAGATTCTCCGGCACCGTGGACTGGGGCAGATCCACTCGGAACGCGGTCTGGCACCGCGCGCCCTGCGCGACCTGGAGCAGGGCACCGCCTCGGGTCGCTTCCAGCTCAACGACCCGGCCGTTGCCCTGTCCACACTGGGGGGAAGTCTTCTCGGGTTGCTGCAACTGCGGTACAGCCGACCCGACATCAACGTCGAGGAGGCAGCCGAGAACCTGGCGGAGATGGTCCTGCGCATGCTGGGCGTTGCCATGGACGAGGCACGGGACATCGCCCGGCGCCCGTTGCCGGAGTCCACTGACCCGGCACCGACGCGCACTCATCCACACCCGTAA
- a CDS encoding LacI family DNA-binding transcriptional regulator — translation MRDVATKAGVSVATVSRTLAGNYPVSAETRARVMAAVETLHYVVNVHAKALSGRVAGPVALVVQDITGPSLAHVAAGVEQEAATRGRLSLVCATRGDVAREADLVQLMREQHAAAVVLVGGAVRDEAYNRRMADYATALDAAGSRLVLVGRPPLPAGVPATVVEYDNRGGAFQAASHLLVAGHRRILFLGGQRDFSTAEQRLAGYRDALRAHDAAFVEELDMPDVYTRASGYRRTRDALHAGLDFTAVFAGTDMVAIGALAALREAGLDVPGDVSIVGYDDVPFAADLAPALTTVRVPYEELGRAAVRLTLEREERLAGDDHVVLGTQLVVRQSVRSPR, via the coding sequence ATCCGCGACGTCGCCACCAAAGCCGGGGTTTCGGTAGCAACGGTTTCCCGTACGTTGGCCGGCAACTACCCGGTGTCCGCGGAAACGCGTGCACGCGTGATGGCGGCGGTCGAGACCCTGCACTACGTGGTGAACGTGCACGCCAAGGCACTCTCCGGCCGGGTAGCCGGGCCCGTCGCGCTGGTCGTCCAGGACATCACCGGGCCCTCCCTGGCGCATGTCGCCGCAGGCGTGGAGCAGGAGGCCGCCACCCGCGGCCGACTCAGTCTGGTCTGCGCCACCCGGGGCGACGTGGCCCGCGAGGCAGATCTGGTGCAGCTCATGCGTGAACAGCACGCGGCGGCGGTGGTCCTGGTCGGCGGCGCCGTGCGGGACGAGGCGTACAACCGGCGCATGGCCGACTACGCCACCGCGCTCGACGCCGCCGGATCACGACTGGTGCTGGTCGGCCGCCCACCGCTGCCCGCCGGTGTTCCGGCCACGGTCGTCGAGTACGACAACCGGGGCGGCGCCTTCCAGGCCGCCTCGCACCTGCTCGTCGCCGGGCACCGGCGGATCCTCTTCCTCGGCGGGCAGCGGGACTTCAGCACGGCCGAGCAGCGCCTGGCGGGGTACCGGGACGCGTTGCGCGCCCATGACGCCGCCTTCGTCGAGGAGTTGGACATGCCCGATGTGTACACCCGTGCATCGGGCTACCGGCGCACGCGCGACGCGCTGCACGCCGGCCTCGACTTCACGGCCGTCTTCGCCGGCACCGACATGGTCGCCATCGGGGCGCTGGCCGCCCTGCGCGAGGCCGGACTGGACGTCCCCGGTGACGTGTCGATCGTCGGCTACGACGACGTCCCCTTCGCCGCCGATCTGGCCCCCGCCCTCACCACGGTCCGGGTGCCCTACGAGGAGCTGGGCCGCGCCGCCGTACGTCTGACCCTGGAGCGCGAGGAACGGCTCGCCGGGGACGACCACGTGGTCCTCGGCACCCAGCTCGTCGTACGGCAGTCGGTGCGATCGCCCCGCTGA
- a CDS encoding YoaK family protein translates to MGEETAGPQSADRRERQLTGVMATLTVLAGAVDAVSFLTMGQVFTALATGNLLFLAFAVAGEGQVPVARPAFALLAFTLGAAAGALVTGRIVARRRHWFAAALAIEAALLALAGATALWRHGSGSLADHPDTFVIAIVGFAMGLRADTALRAAVPGMPTMLIQVSLVRLLHDLVSATPKSATPRTSRIRLVITVVGMFVGGVLGALMTPWGTGRALLAIAGVALIVATLYVVLPRWRMLAPELVD, encoded by the coding sequence ATGGGCGAAGAAACCGCAGGGCCGCAGTCGGCCGACCGACGTGAGCGTCAGCTGACCGGCGTCATGGCGACACTCACAGTCCTGGCAGGAGCGGTCGACGCCGTCAGCTTCCTCACGATGGGACAGGTCTTCACCGCGCTGGCCACGGGCAATCTGCTCTTCCTGGCCTTTGCCGTGGCCGGCGAGGGGCAGGTGCCGGTGGCCCGCCCCGCGTTCGCCCTGCTCGCCTTCACGCTGGGGGCCGCAGCGGGGGCGCTGGTCACCGGCAGGATCGTCGCCCGACGCCGGCACTGGTTCGCAGCGGCGCTGGCCATCGAAGCGGCACTCCTGGCTCTGGCCGGTGCCACAGCTCTGTGGCGGCACGGCTCCGGCTCACTCGCCGATCATCCGGACACCTTCGTCATCGCCATCGTCGGATTCGCCATGGGGCTGCGCGCGGACACCGCTCTGCGAGCGGCGGTCCCCGGTATGCCGACGATGCTCATCCAGGTGTCACTGGTCCGTCTCCTCCACGACCTCGTCTCGGCGACGCCGAAGAGCGCGACGCCGCGCACGTCCAGGATCAGGCTCGTCATCACTGTTGTCGGGATGTTCGTCGGCGGCGTTCTCGGCGCTCTCATGACCCCCTGGGGCACCGGGCGCGCGCTCCTCGCGATTGCGGGAGTCGCCCTGATCGTCGCCACTCTGTACGTCGTTCTGCCGCGTTGGCGCATGCTCGCACCGGAGCTCGTCGACTGA
- a CDS encoding CU044_5270 family protein, with amino-acid sequence MDDLTAVRELADGVAPVTDEARSAAHARLRNAIAAEGGHGAFSRRLMLRVAVASAAAAAVAGGVVVAARRDQDSAAPRMTTLSAAQLLHRAADRSRADGTRTPVPRNDQYVYTKNYVTRTYVKDGRTKTWTDESWLSVDGSKPSRRQEHGEVHHDPPLGKHEVMWPPTEYTKLAKWPTDPDTLLKWFRGTPGGDMEAFMNAIQLFVVPRVMPPGLEAATFEAVAKIPGIRLDDEVDALGRRGIGVSYPKLSFTFIFDSETYAYLGLRLKGSTVIAVGKGFRSVGWYHEMRSLQELRVVDRIGQRRPGERS; translated from the coding sequence GTGGATGACCTCACCGCGGTGCGCGAGCTGGCGGACGGGGTGGCCCCGGTCACCGACGAGGCCCGCTCCGCCGCCCACGCCCGCCTGCGGAACGCCATCGCTGCGGAGGGCGGCCACGGCGCGTTCTCCCGGCGTCTGATGCTCAGGGTCGCCGTCGCCAGCGCGGCCGCGGCGGCGGTCGCGGGCGGCGTGGTCGTCGCCGCGCGACGCGACCAGGACTCGGCTGCCCCGCGAATGACCACCCTGAGCGCGGCGCAGCTGCTGCACAGGGCGGCGGACAGGTCCCGCGCCGACGGCACTCGGACGCCGGTCCCGCGCAACGACCAGTACGTGTACACCAAGAACTACGTCACCCGGACGTATGTGAAGGACGGCAGGACCAAGACCTGGACGGACGAGAGCTGGCTCTCGGTGGACGGCTCCAAGCCCTCCCGGCGCCAGGAACACGGAGAAGTCCACCACGATCCGCCGCTGGGCAAGCACGAGGTGATGTGGCCGCCGACCGAGTACACGAAGCTGGCCAAGTGGCCTACGGACCCGGACACGCTCCTCAAGTGGTTCAGGGGCACCCCGGGGGGAGACATGGAAGCGTTCATGAACGCGATCCAGTTGTTCGTGGTTCCGCGGGTCATGCCCCCCGGTCTGGAAGCGGCCACGTTCGAGGCGGTCGCCAAGATTCCCGGCATCAGGCTCGACGACGAGGTGGACGCTCTCGGCCGCCGCGGGATCGGGGTCTCGTACCCGAAGCTCTCCTTCACGTTCATCTTCGACTCGGAGACCTACGCCTACCTGGGCCTACGCCTGAAAGGCAGCACCGTCATCGCGGTCGGCAAGGGGTTTCGAAGTGTCGGCTGGTATCACGAGATGCGAAGCCTGCAGGAGTTGAGGGTCGTGGACCGTATCGGCCAGCGCCGCCCGGGGGAACGCAGCTGA
- a CDS encoding RNA polymerase sigma factor — protein sequence MTALPSIGAGPAVGAYDAPLSDASVIERSWEEPDVFAELFHRYSDDIHLYAARRLGTETADDLMAETFVIAFQQRRRYDLSRPHARPWLYGIVTNLIGQHRRAEARRLRALSRVASAGPAEAEPLAERVAAKVSAESSRGELTGALAALPARHRDVLLLIAWGDLDYAETAEALQVPVGTVRSRLHRARTALRQALGGSDPTALHEETEETDRG from the coding sequence GTGACCGCCTTGCCGAGCATCGGAGCAGGCCCGGCCGTCGGCGCGTACGACGCCCCGCTCTCCGACGCGTCGGTCATCGAACGGTCCTGGGAGGAGCCCGACGTGTTCGCGGAGCTCTTCCACCGCTACTCCGACGACATCCACCTGTATGCGGCCCGACGGCTCGGAACCGAGACGGCCGACGACCTGATGGCCGAGACCTTCGTGATCGCCTTCCAGCAGCGTCGCCGCTACGACCTGTCGCGGCCGCACGCCCGCCCCTGGCTGTACGGGATCGTCACCAACCTCATCGGCCAGCACCGGCGCGCGGAGGCCCGCCGCCTCAGGGCCCTGTCCCGCGTCGCTTCGGCCGGCCCGGCCGAAGCCGAGCCACTCGCGGAACGGGTGGCCGCCAAGGTCAGCGCCGAGAGTTCCCGCGGCGAACTGACCGGCGCTCTCGCGGCGTTGCCCGCACGGCACCGGGACGTCCTGCTGCTGATCGCCTGGGGCGACCTCGACTACGCCGAGACCGCCGAGGCCCTCCAGGTACCGGTGGGAACCGTGCGCTCACGGCTGCACCGCGCACGGACCGCCCTGCGCCAAGCTCTGGGCGGGTCGGATCCCACAGCCCTTCACGAGGAGACCGAGGAGACCGATCGTGGATGA
- a CDS encoding PHB depolymerase family esterase, which produces MPYPSPPERPRSRWGRLVPHLLAVVALVLGSALAGPAPAAHAAVTLSRVTGFGSNPGALNMYVYRPASLPANPPVVIALHGCTQNAQVYADNSGLPQLADRDKFLLVLAETTTSNNLNKCFTWFQGTDNQRGQGEALSIRQMAGHAVSAYGVDSRRVYVTGLSAGGAMTAVMLATYPEVFSAGAVVAGLPYNCTKDNGPYTCMSPGVDLSPGEWAQRARDAYPSYTGPWPRTAIWYGDQDTTVVPRNATELRDQWTALHGLTQTPTRTSSIGPDGTRHDEYVASDGTVGVEVNRVPGINHGTPVDPGTGTEQCGSTGAPYFLDSICSSHWIARFFGLDDSGPGTGSLPAPTGLTATGVTDTGVSLKWNAVDGAADYVVQRDGNPVATPSGTSYTDTGLSAGTSHTYAVAARDAGGTTGSRSGTITVTTTGSAAACHTGSNYTHVQAGRATTTGGYTYAQGSNQNMGLYNTFVTHTLKESPTGYYSIADGGCP; this is translated from the coding sequence ATGCCGTATCCCTCACCCCCTGAACGTCCACGGAGCCGCTGGGGCCGCCTCGTGCCTCACCTCCTGGCCGTCGTCGCTCTCGTGCTCGGATCCGCTCTGGCCGGTCCCGCGCCCGCCGCGCACGCCGCTGTCACGCTCTCCCGCGTGACCGGCTTCGGCTCGAATCCAGGCGCGCTGAACATGTACGTGTACCGGCCGGCATCGTTGCCGGCGAACCCGCCCGTGGTCATCGCGCTGCACGGGTGCACGCAGAACGCCCAGGTCTACGCGGACAACTCCGGCCTGCCCCAGCTCGCCGACCGCGACAAGTTCCTGCTGGTGCTCGCGGAGACCACCACCTCGAACAACCTGAACAAGTGCTTCACCTGGTTCCAGGGCACCGACAACCAGCGCGGCCAGGGTGAGGCGCTCTCGATCCGGCAGATGGCCGGCCATGCCGTGTCCGCCTACGGCGTGGACTCTCGACGGGTCTACGTCACGGGGCTGTCCGCCGGCGGTGCCATGACCGCGGTCATGCTCGCGACCTATCCCGAGGTCTTCTCCGCCGGCGCGGTCGTCGCGGGCCTGCCCTACAACTGCACGAAGGACAACGGTCCCTACACGTGCATGAGCCCCGGGGTGGATCTCAGCCCGGGCGAGTGGGCCCAGCGGGCGCGCGACGCCTACCCGTCGTACACCGGGCCGTGGCCGCGCACCGCCATCTGGTACGGCGACCAGGACACGACGGTCGTGCCGCGCAACGCCACCGAACTGCGCGACCAGTGGACGGCATTGCACGGGTTGACCCAGACACCCACCCGCACCTCGAGCATCGGACCCGATGGGACCCGGCACGACGAGTACGTGGCCTCGGACGGCACGGTCGGCGTCGAGGTCAACCGGGTCCCCGGCATCAACCATGGCACCCCCGTCGATCCAGGTACCGGCACCGAACAGTGCGGCAGCACAGGCGCCCCCTACTTCCTGGACTCCATCTGTTCCAGCCACTGGATCGCCAGGTTCTTCGGCCTGGACGACTCCGGTCCCGGGACCGGTTCGCTGCCCGCGCCCACCGGACTGACGGCGACCGGCGTCACGGACACCGGCGTCAGCCTGAAATGGAACGCGGTGGATGGTGCCGCGGACTATGTCGTCCAGCGTGACGGCAACCCTGTCGCCACACCGAGTGGCACCTCGTACACCGACACCGGCCTGTCGGCGGGAACCTCGCACACGTACGCGGTCGCCGCCCGCGACGCCGGTGGCACGACAGGATCCCGCTCGGGGACGATCACGGTCACCACCACCGGCAGCGCGGCCGCCTGCCACACGGGCAGCAACTACACCCATGTGCAGGCGGGACGGGCCACCACCACCGGTGGTTACACCTACGCCCAGGGCTCGAACCAGAACATGGGTCTGTACAACACGTTCGTCACCCACACCCTGAAGGAGTCACCCACCGGCTACTACAGCATCGCCGACGGCGGTTGCCCCTGA
- a CDS encoding 3-hydroxybutyrate oligomer hydrolase family protein — MLAHHAATASPRRRPGRRAVLGALSLTAVCSLVSAAVPAAGAEGAPGGHCAGRTRVHVPGAAHQHADCLDELTTAGTVASGHTDPADFAGLTPKDLPTPSGVPGIQIDGYFPDSSTTNTNHGWNHDAQFVVRLPDHWNGGLVVSGTPGNREQYANDRAISDWVLARGYAFAATDKGNTGLAFHRDGHRPGDAIAEWNTRLTQLTRAARAAVTARYHQPPARTIATGMSNGGYLVRWQLENHPELYDGGVDWEGTLWRSDGPNLLTFLPPALRAYPAYAAGGPGAEDALKAMHRAGYPAGSEFLWPYHHQVYWDLTQRIYREEVDPGFDGATEAGTAFCASGTPGCDADYDYATRPAAVHRAVDRIALTGRIGKPLITVQGTLDVLLPISQDSDVYARMVHEAGRGALLRYYRIEDGTHTDSLVDTFPDRLRPMVPCHRSAFTALERWLTGNGRPPADHTVRRPAGADRATLLTDCRLD, encoded by the coding sequence ATGCTTGCCCACCACGCGGCCACCGCCTCACCCCGCAGACGGCCCGGACGGCGTGCCGTCCTCGGAGCGCTGTCGCTCACCGCCGTCTGTTCACTCGTCTCCGCCGCGGTACCGGCCGCCGGCGCGGAGGGCGCACCGGGCGGTCACTGCGCCGGCCGCACCCGAGTGCACGTACCGGGCGCGGCCCACCAGCATGCCGACTGCCTCGACGAGCTGACCACAGCGGGGACGGTCGCCTCCGGCCACACCGATCCGGCCGACTTCGCGGGTCTGACGCCCAAGGACCTGCCCACGCCGAGCGGCGTTCCCGGCATCCAGATCGACGGCTACTTCCCCGACTCGTCCACCACCAACACCAACCATGGCTGGAACCACGACGCGCAGTTCGTCGTCCGGCTGCCCGACCACTGGAACGGCGGACTGGTCGTCTCCGGAACACCGGGCAACCGCGAGCAGTACGCCAACGACCGGGCGATCTCCGACTGGGTGCTCGCGCGCGGCTACGCCTTCGCCGCCACCGACAAGGGCAACACCGGCCTCGCCTTCCACCGCGACGGCCACAGGCCCGGCGACGCTATCGCCGAGTGGAACACGCGCCTCACGCAGCTCACCCGGGCCGCCCGCGCCGCCGTCACGGCCCGCTATCACCAGCCCCCTGCCCGCACCATCGCCACAGGCATGTCCAACGGCGGCTACCTGGTGCGCTGGCAGCTGGAGAACCACCCCGAGCTGTACGACGGCGGAGTCGACTGGGAAGGCACCCTCTGGCGCTCCGACGGCCCCAACCTGCTCACCTTCCTGCCGCCCGCGCTGCGCGCCTACCCCGCCTACGCGGCCGGCGGCCCCGGTGCCGAAGACGCCCTGAAGGCCATGCACCGGGCCGGCTACCCGGCGGGCTCCGAGTTCCTGTGGCCGTACCACCACCAGGTCTACTGGGACCTGACCCAGCGCATCTACCGCGAGGAAGTGGATCCCGGTTTCGACGGGGCGACCGAGGCGGGCACCGCGTTCTGCGCCTCGGGCACGCCGGGCTGTGACGCCGACTACGACTACGCCACCCGGCCGGCCGCCGTGCACCGTGCCGTCGACCGCATCGCCTTGACGGGACGCATCGGCAAGCCCCTGATCACCGTGCAGGGCACGCTCGACGTGCTGCTGCCCATCAGCCAGGACTCCGACGTCTACGCCCGCATGGTGCACGAGGCCGGGCGGGGCGCGCTGTTGCGCTACTACCGCATCGAGGACGGCACGCACACGGACTCACTCGTCGACACCTTTCCCGACCGGCTCCGCCCCATGGTCCCCTGTCACCGCTCAGCCTTCACGGCGCTGGAACGCTGGCTGACCGGGAACGGCCGTCCCCCCGCCGACCACACCGTCCGGCGCCCGGCCGGAGCGGACCGGGCGACACTGCTCACCGACTGCCGGCTGGACTAG
- a CDS encoding STM4011 family radical SAM protein has protein sequence MDLTVLYRGPLASCDYDCPYCPFAKRRDSTDRLRADRAALERFAQWATTQTDDRLSLLFTPWGEGLVRSWYRRTLAELSRLPHISRVAIQTNLSCRTDWLAEADTDTLALWCTYHPGQTPYDRFLTKCRDLADRGVRFSVGVVGLPEHLEAARRLRADLPGHVYLWINAAEGHTYQDAEAVQWTALDPLFAFSRHPHTSAGLPCRTGESVISVDGDGTVRRCHFVRTELGNLYDGSYRAALRPRPCPLAVCDCHIGYVHLETLPLYDVFAGGVLERVPATLPERAPQPTRMQAERDAVGRARSGTDWLTSD, from the coding sequence ATGGACCTGACCGTCCTCTACCGGGGCCCGCTCGCCTCCTGCGACTACGACTGCCCCTACTGCCCGTTCGCCAAGCGGCGCGACTCGACCGACCGACTCCGCGCCGACCGCGCCGCCCTGGAACGCTTCGCCCAGTGGGCCACCACCCAGACCGACGACCGGCTCTCCCTCCTCTTCACGCCGTGGGGCGAGGGCCTGGTCCGCTCCTGGTACCGGCGCACCCTCGCGGAACTCTCCCGCCTCCCCCACATCAGCCGGGTGGCCATCCAGACCAACCTCAGCTGCCGCACCGACTGGCTCGCCGAGGCCGACACCGACACCCTCGCCCTGTGGTGCACCTACCACCCGGGCCAGACCCCCTACGACCGCTTCCTCACCAAGTGCCGTGACCTGGCCGACCGCGGTGTCCGCTTCAGCGTCGGTGTCGTCGGCCTGCCCGAACACCTGGAGGCGGCCCGCCGCCTGCGGGCCGATCTGCCCGGCCACGTCTACCTGTGGATCAACGCCGCCGAGGGGCACACGTACCAGGACGCCGAAGCCGTCCAGTGGACCGCGCTCGACCCCCTCTTCGCCTTCAGCCGCCACCCGCACACCAGCGCCGGACTTCCCTGCCGCACCGGCGAATCCGTGATCTCGGTCGACGGTGACGGCACCGTCCGCCGCTGCCACTTCGTCCGCACCGAACTGGGCAACCTCTACGACGGTTCCTACCGGGCCGCCCTGCGCCCCCGCCCGTGCCCCCTGGCCGTATGCGACTGCCACATCGGCTACGTCCACCTCGAAACCCTCCCGCTCTACGACGTCTTCGCCGGCGGGGTCCTGGAACGCGTCCCGGCCACGCTGCCCGAACGCGCGCCGCAGCCGACCCGGATGCAGGCGGAGCGGGACGCCGTCGGCCGGGCAAGGTCCGGCACGGACTGGCTGACGAGTGACTAG
- a CDS encoding STM4012 family radical SAM protein, whose protein sequence is MTTAQLTSPYQHYVYAYPHKTAYRKLPDRPALASLWAAEPKHALSLYLHIPFCEVRCGFCNLFTRIGAPDGLTGAYLDALERQAGAVRDALGHEDEVRFATAAFGGGTPTFLTAAELDRLCDIAEHRMGADLRAVPLSVEASPATATADRLTVLAERGTTRLSLGIQSFVDSEARAAVRPQRRADVEAALARIRDARIPVLNIDLIYGIDGQTEQTWRHSLDAALAWQPEELYLYPLYVRPLTGLDRRSADAGPDPAWDEQRLRLYRAGRDHLLAHGYTQQSMRMFRRADAPAQGADDYACQTDGMIGLGCGARSYTAGLHYSFDYAVGMHEIRGIIDDYVTTSDFTHAEVGHPMDAEEARRRHLLQSLLQARGLDVDDYRARFDSAPADDFGTELDRLADRGWLSDTDAATLRLTPEGLAHSDAIGPELFSPAVRAAMAAYERK, encoded by the coding sequence ATGACCACCGCCCAGCTGACCAGCCCCTACCAGCACTACGTCTACGCCTACCCGCACAAGACCGCCTACCGCAAGCTGCCCGACCGCCCCGCGCTCGCCTCACTCTGGGCGGCCGAACCCAAGCACGCCCTCTCCCTCTACCTGCACATACCGTTCTGCGAGGTCCGCTGCGGCTTCTGCAACCTCTTCACCCGTATCGGCGCCCCCGACGGCCTGACCGGCGCCTACCTGGACGCCCTGGAACGGCAGGCCGGCGCCGTACGCGACGCGCTGGGTCACGAGGACGAGGTCCGCTTCGCCACCGCGGCCTTCGGCGGCGGGACGCCCACCTTCCTCACCGCGGCCGAACTCGACCGACTGTGCGACATCGCCGAGCACCGCATGGGCGCCGACCTGCGCGCCGTCCCGCTGTCGGTGGAGGCCTCGCCCGCCACGGCCACCGCCGACCGCCTCACCGTGCTGGCAGAACGCGGGACCACCCGGCTGAGCCTGGGCATCCAGAGCTTCGTCGACTCCGAGGCCCGGGCCGCCGTACGCCCGCAACGCCGCGCCGACGTGGAGGCGGCACTCGCCCGCATCCGCGACGCCCGCATCCCGGTCCTCAACATCGACCTCATCTACGGCATCGACGGCCAGACGGAACAGACCTGGCGGCACTCCCTGGACGCGGCCCTGGCCTGGCAGCCCGAGGAGCTCTACCTCTACCCCCTCTACGTCCGCCCCCTGACCGGACTCGACCGCCGCAGCGCCGACGCCGGACCCGACCCGGCCTGGGACGAACAACGACTGCGCCTGTACCGCGCGGGCCGCGACCACCTCCTCGCGCACGGCTACACCCAGCAGTCCATGCGCATGTTCCGCCGCGCCGACGCCCCGGCGCAGGGCGCCGACGACTACGCCTGCCAGACCGACGGCATGATCGGCCTGGGCTGCGGCGCCCGTTCCTATACCGCCGGCCTGCACTACTCGTTCGACTACGCCGTCGGCATGCACGAGATCCGCGGCATCATCGACGACTACGTCACCACGTCCGACTTCACCCACGCCGAGGTCGGCCACCCCATGGACGCCGAGGAGGCACGCCGCCGCCACCTCCTGCAGTCGCTCCTCCAGGCCCGGGGTCTCGACGTCGACGACTACCGCGCCCGCTTCGACAGCGCCCCCGCCGACGACTTCGGCACCGAGCTCGACCGCCTCGCCGACCGCGGCTGGCTCAGCGACACCGATGCCGCGACCCTGCGGCTCACCCCGGAGGGCCTCGCCCACTCCGACGCCATCGGTCCGGAACTGTTCTCACCGGCCGTACGGGCCGCCATGGCCGCCTACGAGAGGAAGTGA
- a CDS encoding STM4013/SEN3800 family hydrolase encodes MNEIVGSHDILLVTLDTLRHDVAVELAAAGRTPNLARHLPGGRWERRHAPGSFTYASHQAIFAGFLPTPAAPGPHPRLFAASFAGSETTADGTFVYDTPDLVSGLAEAGYHTVCVGGVGFFNKQGPLGSVLPGLFQESHWEPEFGVTSPHSFENQIARAEQVIDRLPTEQRLFLFVNVSALHQPNWFHLPGATREAGDTRQTHAAALEYVDRHIGRLFAAAASRRRCLALVCSDHGTAYGDDGYTGHRLGHESVWTVPYAHFFLDPAEAAV; translated from the coding sequence ATGAACGAGATCGTCGGCAGCCACGACATCCTCCTCGTCACCCTCGACACCCTGCGCCACGACGTGGCCGTCGAGCTGGCCGCGGCGGGCCGGACACCCAACCTGGCCCGCCACCTCCCCGGCGGCCGCTGGGAGCGGCGCCACGCGCCGGGCAGCTTCACCTACGCCTCCCATCAGGCGATCTTCGCGGGTTTCCTGCCGACCCCGGCCGCCCCGGGACCCCATCCGCGACTGTTCGCGGCAAGCTTCGCGGGCAGCGAGACCACCGCCGACGGCACCTTCGTCTACGACACCCCCGACCTCGTCTCCGGCCTGGCCGAGGCCGGCTACCACACCGTGTGCGTCGGAGGCGTGGGCTTCTTCAACAAGCAGGGCCCGCTCGGCTCGGTGCTGCCCGGCCTGTTCCAGGAATCCCACTGGGAACCGGAGTTCGGTGTCACCTCACCCCACTCCTTCGAGAACCAGATCGCCCGCGCCGAACAGGTCATCGACCGACTTCCCACCGAGCAGCGGCTGTTCCTGTTCGTGAACGTCTCCGCCCTGCACCAGCCCAACTGGTTCCACCTGCCCGGGGCGACCCGCGAGGCGGGCGACACCCGACAGACGCACGCCGCCGCGCTGGAGTACGTCGACCGCCACATCGGCCGGCTCTTCGCCGCCGCCGCCAGCCGGCGCCGCTGCCTCGCCCTCGTCTGCTCCGACCACGGCACCGCCTACGGCGACGACGGCTACACCGGCCACCGCCTGGGCCACGAGTCCGTGTGGACCGTGCCGTACGCCCACTTCTTCCTCGACCCCGCCGAGGCCGCCGTATGA